Proteins encoded together in one Candidatus Zixiibacteriota bacterium window:
- a CDS encoding helix-turn-helix domain containing protein, translated as MERDKEMTRERILQALGRLLSQKGFENLGINSIAREAKVSKVLIYRYFGGLAELLRAFAQEGGYWPSATELLGADINLRRVTNTEQISVTLLSNYLKEIRRRKVTQEIMRWELIQKNELTEQLSRIREKQRTEILGALPIDAAKYCDIDLGAAAALLHAGITFLVLQSKVADEYMGIDLHSNYGWKRLEKAIEALVNGYFGQHRIMTELGNTKK; from the coding sequence ATGGAGCGTGATAAGGAAATGACTCGAGAAAGAATATTGCAGGCTCTGGGGCGTCTGTTGTCGCAAAAGGGATTCGAAAACCTGGGAATTAATTCGATTGCCCGTGAAGCCAAGGTCAGCAAAGTTCTCATCTATCGTTACTTCGGTGGCCTTGCCGAGCTTCTTCGCGCCTTTGCGCAAGAGGGGGGCTATTGGCCTTCAGCCACTGAGCTTCTCGGCGCCGATATTAATTTACGACGTGTTACCAATACCGAGCAGATCAGCGTTACTCTGCTCAGCAATTATCTCAAAGAGATTCGTCGCCGCAAAGTGACCCAAGAAATCATGCGCTGGGAATTGATTCAGAAAAACGAGCTGACCGAGCAATTGTCCCGGATCCGCGAAAAACAGCGGACCGAGATATTGGGGGCACTTCCAATAGATGCCGCTAAATACTGCGATATTGACCTCGGTGCCGCGGCCGCGCTGCTCCATGCCGGCATTACTTTTCTGGTTCTGCAGTCGAAAGTGGCCGATGAATATATGGGAATTGACCTGCATTCCAATTATGGTTGGAAACGATTGGAGAAGGCTATTGAGGCTCTCGTAAATGGATATTTCGGCCAGCATCGAATCATGACGGAACTCGGGAATACCAAGAAATGA
- a CDS encoding 4Fe-4S dicluster domain-containing protein: MKDEIVPLPKAEAELRAAFWNQVSSFPEGYKIKHCLQCGTCSGTCPVSYAMDISPRQIIALFRAGHIEEILSSRAIWLCASCYSCTVRCPAGIKITDTLYALKRLAMEKEIYPRRFPVHSL, translated from the coding sequence ATGAAAGATGAAATAGTTCCTCTTCCAAAAGCTGAAGCCGAATTACGGGCGGCTTTCTGGAACCAGGTTAGTAGTTTCCCCGAGGGGTATAAAATCAAGCACTGTCTTCAATGTGGGACCTGTTCCGGGACCTGCCCCGTTTCTTACGCGATGGATATCAGTCCCCGGCAAATTATCGCCCTTTTCCGGGCGGGACACATTGAGGAAATTCTCAGCAGCCGTGCCATCTGGCTCTGCGCATCCTGCTATTCCTGCACGGTGCGCTGTCCGGCAGGTATCAAAATCACCGACACCCTCTATGCCCTCAAAAGGCTGGCCATGGAGAAGGAAATCTACCCGCGCCGTTTCCCTGTCCACTCGCTGTAA
- a CDS encoding CoB--CoM heterodisulfide reductase iron-sulfur subunit B family protein: MLEYAYYPGCSLEHTASPYDKSIRAVFQTLGVGLHEIEDWNCCGATMYMSTKKIVGYSISARNLAIAQNMGMPICAPCSSCYTILQKTNRHIAWDPKERAKINEALKAADLSYDTHVDVRHPLDILSNDIGLNAIAARVVTPLKGLRVAPYYGCQIVRPHGQFDDVDDPVKMDQLLSRIGAEVVHYPCKVRCCGGMLMTTQQNIALALNLKLLEAAADNGADMIATACPLCQMNLEAYQKKINKAFNRNFNIPVVYFSHLLGIALGIKPNQMGIEQFIISPDKLTSIAGEVKI; the protein is encoded by the coding sequence ATGTTAGAGTATGCTTATTACCCCGGTTGCAGCCTGGAGCACACGGCCAGCCCCTATGATAAATCGATTCGAGCCGTTTTCCAAACGCTGGGAGTCGGCTTGCATGAAATCGAAGATTGGAATTGCTGCGGCGCCACGATGTATATGTCCACCAAGAAGATTGTCGGCTATTCTATCAGTGCGCGCAATCTCGCCATAGCGCAGAATATGGGGATGCCGATTTGTGCTCCTTGCAGCAGTTGTTATACCATCCTTCAAAAGACCAATCGTCACATTGCCTGGGATCCCAAAGAGCGAGCCAAAATAAATGAGGCCCTTAAGGCCGCCGATCTCTCCTACGATACCCATGTTGATGTCCGCCATCCTCTTGATATCCTGTCAAACGATATTGGACTGAATGCCATTGCCGCTCGGGTTGTAACCCCCCTTAAAGGCCTCAGAGTGGCGCCATATTATGGCTGCCAGATTGTTCGACCCCACGGGCAATTTGATGATGTCGATGACCCGGTCAAAATGGATCAACTCCTTTCTCGCATTGGCGCGGAAGTAGTCCATTATCCCTGTAAAGTGCGCTGTTGCGGAGGGATGTTGATGACCACTCAACAGAATATTGCCCTGGCCCTGAATCTGAAGCTTTTGGAGGCGGCTGCGGACAATGGCGCCGACATGATTGCCACCGCCTGTCCGCTCTGCCAGATGAATCTGGAAGCTTATCAGAAGAAGATCAATAAAGCCTTCAATCGTAATTTCAATATTCCGGTGGTTTATTTCAGCCATCTTCTGGGCATTGCCTTAGGCATCAAGCCCAACCAGATGGGAATCGAGCAATTTATCATCAGCCCGGATAAACTCACGAGTATTGCCGGGGAGGTAAAAATATGA
- a CDS encoding NAD(P)H-dependent oxidoreductase subunit E — protein sequence MSIAVNEQYSLEQAIHNIVDRYQAKPTALIMVLQDIQKHYRYLPKEALDLVAQKMDLPIAQIFGVATFFRAFSLKPKGKHHVCVCTGTACHVRQANVIVDKFERDFGIKPGETTSNLDFSLETVNCMGACALGPLITVDDEYYGNMTVPKADSIMRKLRSKDEGADESEEAV from the coding sequence ATGAGTATCGCGGTCAATGAGCAATATAGTCTGGAACAGGCAATTCATAATATCGTGGACCGATATCAGGCCAAGCCGACAGCCCTGATTATGGTCTTGCAGGATATTCAGAAGCATTACCGTTACCTGCCAAAGGAGGCACTGGATTTGGTAGCGCAGAAGATGGATCTTCCCATCGCCCAGATTTTTGGAGTGGCGACTTTCTTCCGTGCTTTCAGTCTTAAGCCGAAGGGAAAGCACCATGTTTGCGTATGCACCGGCACTGCCTGCCACGTTCGTCAAGCCAATGTCATTGTTGATAAATTTGAACGCGATTTTGGCATCAAGCCGGGCGAGACGACCTCCAATCTGGATTTTAGTCTTGAAACGGTTAACTGCATGGGCGCCTGTGCGCTCGGCCCGCTCATAACGGTCGATGACGAATATTATGGGAATATGACGGTACCCAAGGCTGATTCCATTATGCGGAAATTGCGCAGCAAAGATGAAGGCGCCGATGAGAGTGAGGAGGCGGTATGA